One window of Candidatus Omnitrophota bacterium genomic DNA carries:
- a CDS encoding serine hydrolase — MQLGNFYTVDELLSYMIIDSDNIAKEILLRNMDFRLISSMYTALKIPVPDLTEPEYQVSAKDYATFFRVLYSCTYLNEDLSAKAIELLSKTEFKNGIVAGVPDNITVAHKFAERKYAGGYVLTKRVQLHDCGIVVLS; from the coding sequence TTGCAACTAGGTAATTTCTATACTGTTGATGAACTGTTAAGTTATATGATTATAGATTCGGATAATATAGCCAAAGAGATCCTTCTTAGAAATATGGATTTTAGATTAATTTCTAGTATGTATACAGCTCTAAAAATACCTGTTCCGGATTTGACTGAACCGGAGTATCAGGTTTCCGCTAAGGATTATGCTACATTTTTTCGTGTCCTTTATAGCTGTACTTATTTAAATGAAGATTTATCTGCAAAAGCAATTGAGCTTTTATCTAAAACAGAATTTAAGAATGGAATTGTCGCTGGCGTACCGGATAATATTACTGTTGCTCATAAGTTTGCAGAGAGAAAATATGCGGGGGGATATGTACTCACTAAAAGGGTGCAACTGCATGATTGTGGCATTGTTGTATTATCCTAA
- a CDS encoding RNA-binding protein → MNIFVGNLSFEAKKEDVYQVFAAFGAVSSVEIVMEKKGKKSRGFGFLEMPNEQEALSAIAALNGKEILGRPINVMPSLPKKPKKEFSSRDNEPGLALKRTGKYREGRRTISYMKKRLGTGITAPVAERKYKPNPMRWRKKPRWAASSQKPEGELKPWQRPQGESKPWEKSRGGPKPWQKSEGVSKPWQKRTSAKPWRKSSDSRRQSDFKKRKSPVSHKK, encoded by the coding sequence ATGAATATATTCGTCGGTAATTTATCTTTTGAAGCCAAGAAAGAAGATGTTTATCAAGTTTTTGCGGCCTTTGGCGCAGTTTCTTCTGTAGAAATTGTAATGGAGAAAAAAGGCAAGAAATCGCGGGGATTCGGATTTCTGGAAATGCCTAATGAGCAGGAGGCGCTCTCTGCGATTGCAGCCTTGAATGGTAAGGAAATATTAGGCCGGCCGATTAATGTTATGCCTTCTTTACCTAAGAAACCAAAAAAAGAGTTTTCCAGCAGGGATAATGAGCCTGGTTTAGCCTTAAAACGGACAGGTAAATATAGAGAAGGTAGGCGTACAATCAGTTATATGAAGAAACGTTTGGGTACTGGAATTACTGCCCCTGTTGCTGAGCGTAAATATAAACCTAATCCTATGCGTTGGCGTAAAAAACCAAGGTGGGCTGCTTCTTCTCAGAAACCTGAAGGTGAGCTTAAGCCTTGGCAGAGGCCTCAAGGTGAGTCTAAACCTTGGGAGAAAAGCCGTGGGGGACCTAAGCCTTGGCAAAAATCTGAAGGAGTATCCAAGCCTTGGCAGAAGCGTACAAGTGCCAAGCCTTGGCGTAAAAGTAGTGATTCCCGTAGGCAATCAGATTTTAAAAAACGTAAGAGCCCGGTTAGCCATAAAAAATGA
- a CDS encoding DNA mismatch repair protein MutS has protein sequence MKLKLNLFPVVTDMEDKMAKILQEAVIGRASLVEIAYGTASESVKKRILNFLNKKENRRLYSRLEKTDKGWGRVYLHFRWK, from the coding sequence ATGAAATTAAAGCTTAATCTTTTTCCGGTAGTTACGGATATGGAAGATAAGATGGCTAAGATTCTGCAAGAAGCCGTTATTGGCCGCGCAAGCCTTGTTGAGATTGCTTATGGAACAGCTTCGGAAAGTGTGAAGAAACGTATCCTTAATTTTTTAAACAAAAAAGAGAACCGGCGGCTTTATTCGCGATTAGAAAAAACTGATAAAGGATGGGGAAGAGTTTATTTACATTTCAGGTGGAAATGA
- the recR gene encoding recombination mediator RecR — MANYTASIEKLIECLIKLPGIGRRSAERIVAHVLGASKDEIRLLSESLNKVKESVRSCQVCNNLSEEENCKICQDLSRQKDIVCVVEKPSDVTAIEKAGNFHGLYHVLLGSLSPLEGKGPSDLKIDGLIQRIKQGGIKEIIIATDADTEGETTALYLTKLLKPLGVGLSRIGLGIPVGSNLEYADATTLSMSLESRRAI; from the coding sequence ATGGCTAATTATACAGCTTCTATAGAGAAATTAATTGAATGTTTAATTAAATTACCCGGTATTGGCAGGCGCAGCGCCGAACGTATTGTCGCCCATGTTTTAGGTGCATCTAAAGATGAAATTAGGCTTTTGTCAGAGTCTTTGAATAAAGTAAAAGAGAGTGTGCGCTCATGTCAGGTTTGTAATAATTTAAGCGAAGAAGAGAACTGTAAAATTTGTCAGGATTTAAGCCGGCAGAAGGATATTGTCTGTGTGGTTGAGAAACCCAGTGATGTTACGGCAATTGAAAAGGCGGGTAATTTTCACGGCCTCTACCATGTCTTACTTGGTTCATTATCGCCTCTTGAAGGAAAGGGCCCCAGCGACTTAAAAATCGATGGGTTAATCCAAAGAATAAAACAGGGAGGCATTAAAGAAATAATTATCGCCACAGACGCCGATACCGAAGGCGAAACTACCGCTTTATACCTTACTAAATTACTTAAGCCTTTAGGTGTAGGTTTAAGCCGCATTGGATTAGGGATACCAGTTGGCTCAAACTTAGAATACGCTGATGCCACTACTCTTTCCATGTCTTTGGAATCTCGCCGCGCAATTTAA
- the dnaX gene encoding DNA polymerase III subunit gamma/tau: MSYTVFALKWRPQDFESIVGQDHIVGTLKNAIQKNRLAHAYLFAGPRGVGKTSAARILAKALNCKDGPTLKPCQKCPSCLEINQGRSLDVIEIDGASNRGIDEIRALRENVKFSPTQGKYKVYIIDEVHQITSDGFNALLKTLEEPPEFVKFIFATTHPQKVLPTIISRCQRMDFRRITVIEIISQLEKIVRQEKITIDKEVLFAIAKSSDGSLRDAESILDQLVSFSQGNVSLKDAISVLGMVEQDVLFTITDKIIQKDPVGSLKLFNDIIDDGKDPGVFLVNLIEHFRNLMVAKISKADAKLVDLPQEVCDRLFKQSQLLSLEEIFTAFNILIATQEMTKRLDSQRIPLEISLVRLAHNKNRIDSPVTQPCVQVEPKSAAVTFEKKENSIPEETIKEASVQTPSISLENVKNAWSNIVNNLAKIKMSVSTYLSEGEPTRVQGNMVTVAFPKSCSLHKESLDKKENKIMVEKTASELCNTDLRLNFILVADLARDTDTRSNPFVKSAIEMFGGRIIKEG; the protein is encoded by the coding sequence ATGTCTTATACCGTATTTGCCCTAAAATGGCGCCCGCAGGATTTTGAAAGCATTGTTGGTCAAGATCATATTGTCGGTACCTTAAAGAATGCAATCCAGAAAAATCGCCTTGCACATGCCTATCTTTTTGCCGGCCCAAGAGGGGTAGGTAAAACCTCAGCTGCGCGGATTTTAGCCAAGGCACTTAATTGTAAAGATGGCCCAACATTAAAACCCTGTCAAAAATGTCCTTCTTGTCTTGAGATTAATCAGGGGCGCTCCCTTGATGTTATTGAAATTGACGGCGCCTCTAACCGCGGTATTGATGAAATAAGGGCTCTGCGTGAGAATGTAAAATTTTCTCCTACGCAGGGTAAGTATAAAGTTTATATCATTGATGAAGTGCATCAGATAACCTCTGATGGTTTCAATGCTTTGCTTAAGACGCTTGAGGAGCCTCCGGAGTTTGTAAAATTTATCTTTGCCACAACGCATCCGCAAAAGGTATTGCCGACGATTATCTCACGCTGCCAGCGTATGGATTTTCGCAGGATTACGGTAATTGAAATTATCTCTCAGCTTGAAAAAATTGTCCGCCAAGAGAAGATTACCATAGACAAAGAAGTTCTCTTTGCGATTGCCAAAAGCAGTGATGGCTCATTAAGGGATGCCGAATCCATCCTTGACCAGTTAGTGTCTTTTTCTCAGGGGAATGTATCCTTAAAAGATGCAATCTCTGTTTTAGGCATGGTTGAGCAGGATGTTTTGTTTACCATAACCGATAAGATAATTCAGAAAGATCCGGTTGGATCTTTAAAGCTATTTAATGATATTATCGACGACGGTAAAGACCCGGGTGTATTTTTAGTGAATCTTATTGAGCATTTTCGTAATTTAATGGTGGCTAAAATTTCTAAGGCAGATGCAAAACTGGTTGATCTGCCGCAGGAGGTTTGCGACCGCCTGTTTAAGCAGAGTCAATTACTTAGTTTGGAGGAGATTTTTACCGCTTTTAATATTTTGATTGCAACTCAGGAGATGACTAAGCGCCTGGATTCTCAGCGCATACCTTTAGAGATAAGTTTAGTAAGATTGGCGCACAATAAGAATCGTATAGATTCACCCGTTACCCAGCCCTGTGTTCAGGTAGAACCAAAATCAGCAGCTGTAACTTTTGAAAAAAAAGAAAATTCGATTCCCGAAGAAACAATTAAAGAAGCTTCTGTACAAACTCCATCGATTTCCTTGGAAAATGTAAAAAATGCCTGGAGTAATATCGTGAATAATTTGGCAAAGATTAAAATGTCGGTATCTACTTATTTAAGCGAAGGAGAGCCGACTAGAGTGCAGGGGAACATGGTAACTGTAGCATTTCCGAAAAGCTGTTCTTTACATAAAGAGTCTCTGGATAAAAAAGAGAATAAGATAATGGTTGAAAAAACCGCCTCTGAATTATGCAATACAGATTTAAGATTAAATTTTATTTTAGTTGCTGACCTTGCGCGTGATACCGATACACGCAGCAATCCTTTTGTTAAATCTGCTATTGAAATGTTTGGAGGAAGAATAATTAAAGAGGGCTAA
- a CDS encoding NIL domain-containing protein, whose protein sequence is MDMAFGLTFPGELQDESIICDLCKQFDINLKIIEASFSMEAGWAILQIEGQEQEIERAFAFLAEKGVKVQRIQINKK, encoded by the coding sequence ATGGATATGGCATTCGGATTAACTTTTCCAGGAGAATTACAGGATGAAAGTATTATTTGTGATCTCTGCAAGCAGTTTGATATTAACTTAAAAATTATTGAGGCTTCTTTTTCTATGGAAGCTGGTTGGGCAATACTTCAAATTGAAGGCCAAGAACAGGAAATCGAACGCGCCTTTGCCTTCCTGGCAGAAAAAGGAGTAAAAGTGCAACGGATTCAGATAAATAAAAAATAA
- the glgP gene encoding alpha-glucan family phosphorylase has translation MEKNKILEEFYSLVQVDDHDGHYAKDIEDGSYFGMPLKSILEAEKRLRSSGQGNIAYFSMEYGLATSCYNKLSSQFPLGPSNKLPENGVFSNFRLADYFFTLHQDNIIDLPIYSGGLGILAGDTVKTMADYNLPVVAIGMLWSSGYFRQKFWFKYGQAPEKMHWDPHSYPGLIPLKNRIKISLKNEDVHLKLWKYYVYSYKHDAVVPLVLLDSNIESNSQRAREFTDQLYRSDNVFLKLLQRVVLGFGGVNALDELGYNIGTYHLNEGHAVFAFVARARGLKDDQLNKLKSNFVYTCHTPVEAGHDKFSFDDLNNVLNKEDTDIVERFGRERSGLANLTLLSMNISSAINAVSHNHQKVMHIQFPQYKNQIQYVTNGVHPYTWTSQRFQELFMKFPANFPDFNSNPMILSRVAELKNNSDFRTQLWQAHQSNKQDFCKLLERWSLNKDIFTICWARRIAAYKRPSLILHDVARLARIAEKIGPLQIILAGKAHPNDNLGFTYVNEMMDKVDKLNKDYDKLKIIVLENYDISLAKMLTSSVDVWLNNPLPPFEASGTSGMKAILNAVLQMSTVDGWVAEVTDKKIGVFFGYKNSEGSVGDEFDLHMDADSEELYCALEGMAGLYYKTNHSGKVDISSGWIDMMIECICTSSQFNTYRMLDQYKQQIWKIA, from the coding sequence ATGGAAAAAAATAAAATTTTAGAAGAATTTTATTCATTAGTACAAGTTGATGACCATGATGGCCATTATGCCAAAGATATTGAAGATGGGAGCTATTTTGGCATGCCCTTAAAAAGCATACTGGAAGCGGAAAAGCGCCTGCGTTCAAGTGGCCAAGGAAACATTGCTTATTTTTCTATGGAGTATGGATTGGCTACTAGCTGTTATAATAAATTATCCAGTCAGTTCCCTTTGGGCCCGAGCAATAAGCTACCGGAAAACGGAGTTTTTTCCAATTTCCGCCTGGCGGATTATTTCTTTACTTTACACCAGGATAATATTATTGATTTACCTATTTACAGCGGAGGCTTGGGTATCCTGGCCGGAGACACGGTTAAGACCATGGCGGATTATAATCTTCCTGTAGTAGCCATTGGGATGCTTTGGAGTTCTGGTTACTTTAGGCAGAAGTTTTGGTTTAAATATGGCCAGGCCCCTGAGAAGATGCATTGGGATCCTCATAGTTATCCTGGGCTTATCCCTTTAAAAAATAGAATTAAAATTTCACTTAAGAACGAGGATGTTCATCTTAAGCTTTGGAAATATTATGTCTATAGTTATAAGCACGACGCAGTTGTGCCTCTGGTATTATTGGATTCTAATATTGAATCTAACAGTCAGCGTGCCAGAGAATTTACGGACCAGCTTTACCGCAGTGACAATGTATTTCTGAAATTATTGCAGAGGGTGGTGCTTGGTTTTGGGGGGGTAAACGCTTTAGATGAGTTAGGTTATAATATTGGCACATATCACCTTAACGAAGGGCATGCCGTATTTGCTTTTGTTGCTAGGGCGCGGGGTTTAAAAGATGACCAGCTAAATAAACTTAAAAGCAATTTTGTTTATACCTGCCATACTCCTGTTGAAGCCGGTCATGACAAATTTTCCTTTGATGATTTGAATAATGTACTCAATAAAGAAGATACGGATATTGTCGAAAGGTTTGGAAGGGAGCGTTCGGGATTAGCCAATCTTACCTTGCTTTCTATGAACATATCTTCGGCGATTAATGCGGTTTCCCATAACCATCAGAAGGTAATGCATATCCAGTTTCCCCAATATAAGAATCAGATACAGTATGTTACCAATGGTGTACATCCTTACACCTGGACGTCGCAAAGATTCCAGGAGCTTTTTATGAAATTTCCGGCAAACTTTCCTGATTTTAATAGTAATCCCATGATTTTATCGAGGGTCGCTGAACTTAAAAACAATTCTGATTTCCGTACTCAGTTATGGCAGGCGCATCAATCAAACAAACAGGATTTTTGTAAACTTCTCGAAAGATGGTCGCTTAATAAGGATATATTTACTATCTGTTGGGCAAGGAGGATAGCTGCGTATAAGAGGCCAAGTCTTATCTTGCATGATGTCGCCAGGCTTGCGCGGATTGCCGAAAAAATCGGCCCTTTACAGATCATTTTGGCAGGTAAAGCTCATCCTAATGATAATCTGGGTTTTACTTATGTTAATGAAATGATGGATAAGGTGGATAAATTAAATAAAGATTATGATAAACTAAAAATAATTGTGTTGGAGAATTATGATATTTCTCTTGCTAAGATGTTAACTTCTAGTGTTGATGTTTGGCTGAATAACCCTTTACCGCCTTTTGAGGCTTCGGGAACAAGTGGGATGAAGGCGATCTTAAATGCTGTCCTGCAGATGAGCACGGTTGATGGCTGGGTGGCTGAGGTAACAGATAAGAAGATCGGAGTATTTTTTGGCTATAAGAATAGCGAAGGCAGCGTGGGGGATGAATTTGATCTGCATATGGATGCGGATTCCGAAGAATTATATTGTGCCTTAGAGGGGATGGCTGGCCTTTATTATAAAACTAACCATAGTGGTAAAGTAGATATCTCTTCAGGATGGATAGATATGATGATTGAATGTATCTGTACTTCCTCGCAGTTTAATACCTATCGCATGCTTGATCAGTATAAACAGCAAATCTGGAAGATTGCTTAA
- the tadA gene encoding tRNA adenosine(34) deaminase TadA — protein sequence MINKHIIYMQEALKEAERASSEDEVPVGAVIVHKDKIIARGHNQIERLKDPTAHAEIIAITSAANYLGTKWLNDASLYVTIEPCSMCAGALVLSRIKNLYFGASDPKTGACGSVVNIVNHKKLNHRIKVVKGILRLECSSLLKDFFKQKRKKLNSGEVAEWSKATHC from the coding sequence GTGATTAATAAACATATAATATATATGCAAGAAGCCTTAAAAGAAGCAGAAAGGGCTTCTTCGGAAGACGAAGTTCCTGTGGGAGCGGTAATTGTTCATAAGGACAAGATTATTGCACGCGGGCATAATCAGATTGAGCGCCTAAAAGACCCCACCGCCCATGCCGAAATAATTGCTATAACCAGCGCAGCAAATTATCTGGGGACAAAGTGGTTGAACGACGCTAGTCTCTATGTTACAATTGAACCGTGCAGTATGTGCGCAGGGGCATTGGTATTATCGCGTATAAAGAATTTATATTTTGGCGCCAGTGATCCTAAAACCGGTGCCTGTGGCTCGGTAGTTAATATCGTTAACCATAAAAAATTAAATCACCGTATAAAAGTTGTCAAAGGAATCCTCAGGTTAGAGTGTAGCTCTTTACTCAAAGATTTTTTTAAGCAAAAAAGAAAGAAGTTGAATTCTGGAGAGGTGGCTGAGTGGTCGAAAGCAACTCACTGCTAA